One window from the genome of Xiphophorus hellerii strain 12219 chromosome 16, Xiphophorus_hellerii-4.1, whole genome shotgun sequence encodes:
- the LOC116735410 gene encoding apoptosis regulator BAX-like isoform X2 — translation MKRSNLYAEMSEKNMASGGEGNAEGSLIDTIVKQLIVLLKNFIWKQIERRSLGDAEMIRKELDAPQLCTPQMQKISQCLQVVGDQVDGDVQSAMTDQTIRPSIDNYIKVVLGIFSDGEINWGRVVTVFSFTCLFVLKAYEDNIYDMIKNIINWTIDYFRNKVVNWIKDQGGWEGIYSYIGTPTWQTVAIFLAGVLTTLFITHNAKRP, via the exons ATGAAAAGGTCAAACTTGTATGCggaaatgtcagaaaaaaatatggcaTCGGGAGGAGAAGGAAACGCTGAAG GATCTTTAATAGATACCATAGTGAAACAGCTAATTGTGTTGTTAAAGAA TTTCATCTGGAAGCAGATCGAAAGACGTTCACTGGGTGATGCTGAAATGATTCGGAAAGAACTGGATGCACCACAGCTTTGTACCCCACAAATGCAAAAAATCTCTCAGTGTCTCCAGGTTGTTGGAGATCAAGTGGATGGAGATGTTCAAAG TGCAATGACAGATCAAACAATACGTCCCTCAATAGACAACTACATAAAAGTTGTCCTCGGGATCTTTTCAGACGGTGAAATCAACTGGGGCAGGGTGGTTACAGTATTTTCCTTTACCTGCCTATTCGTTTTGAAA GCATATGAAGACAACATTTATGACATgataaaaaacataatcaacTGGACCATAGATTATTTCCGGAATAAGGTTGTCAACTGGATAAAAGATCAAGGTGGCTGG GAGGGGATTTACTCCTACATTGGCACTCCCACATGGCAAACTGTGGCAATTTTTCTGGCTGGTGTTCTCACCACCCTTTTTATCACCCACAATGCGAAGCGCCCGTGA
- the LOC116735410 gene encoding uncharacterized protein LOC116735410 isoform X1: MRKCQKKIWHREEKETLKVNFDNYEAVLSFVLVNNNHWKLLYINAEARTVFLIDPAQVSSELVDSQKAAKRIQEYFKMRRTCHGKIDWVGIQWKGGTMRHPIQQDGSSCGVIVVKMAKALMEAFPLMPDVDFDTTKKAMKSERRTLALQILDASVFDDHCWCAMCAAYKAPGSGPGMTDWIQCDNCDRWYHALCINMKSTEFQKKKTGSWKCVLCS; the protein is encoded by the exons ATGCggaaatgtcagaaaaaaatatggcaTCGGGAGGAGAAGGAAACGCTGAAG GTAAACTTTGACAACTATGAAGCAGTTCTGTCATTTGTCCTTGTGAACAACAATCACTGGAAGTTGctg TACATCAATGCAGAAGCCAGAACTGTATTCCTAATAGATCCTGCACAAGTATCATCTGAGCTTGTGGACTCCCAAAAGGCAGCTAAAagaataca AGAATACTTCAAAATGAGAAGGACATGCCATGGAAAAATAGACTGGGTTGGGATCCAATGGAAAGGGGGGACAATGCGCCACCCTATTCAACAAGACGGAAGCAGCTGTGGAGTTATTGTAGTCAAA atggcAAAAGCACTGATGGAAGCCTTCCCTCTGATGCCAGATGTAGATTTTGacacaacaaaaaaggcaatgaaaagtgaaagaagaacTCTCGCTCTTCAAATCCTTGATGCATCAG TATTTGATGACCACTGTTGGTGTGCGATGTGCGCTGCATACAAAGCCCCGGGGTCTGGCCCTGGAATGACAGACTGG atCCAGTGTGACAACTGTGACCGATGGTACCATGCCCTGTGCATAAATATGAAGAGCacagaatttcaaaagaaaaaaacaggcagttggaaatgtgtattgtgtagttaa
- the rps11 gene encoding small ribosomal subunit protein uS17: MADAQTERAYQKQPTIFQNKKRVLAVEGGKEAKEKIPRYHKSVGLGFKTPREAIDGTYIDKKCPFTGNVSIRGRILSGVVTKMKMQRTIVIRRDYLHYIRKYNRFEKRHKNLSVHLSPCFRDVTVGDIVTVGECRPLSKTVRFNVLKVTKAAGAKKQFQKF, encoded by the exons ATGGCGGATGCTCAA accGAGAGGGCTTATCAGAAACAGCCCACAATCTTCCAGAACAAGAAGCGTGTTCTGGCTGTTGAAGGTGGCAAAGAGGCTAAAGAGAAGATCCCTCGCTACCACAAGAGTGTCGGGCTTGGCTTCAAAACCCCAAGAGAG GCTATTGACGGCACTTACATTGACAAGAAATGCCCCTTCACTGGGAATGTCTCTATCCGTGGCCGTATCCTCTCAG GCGTGGTGACCAAAATGAAGATGCAGAGGACCATTGTTATCAGACGTGACTACCTGCATTACATCCGCAAGTACAACCGCTTTGAGAAAAGGCACAAGAACCTCTCTGTCCATCTGTCACCGTGCTTCAG GGATGTCACAGTTGGAGACATTGTGACTGTTGGAGAGTGCCGACCCCTCAGCAAGACGGTGAGATTCAATGTTCTCAAGGTGACCAAGGCTGCTGGAGCCAAGAAACAGTTCCAGAAGTTTTAG